From a region of the Desulfovibrio desulfuricans genome:
- the mobA gene encoding molybdenum cofactor guanylyltransferase, giving the protein MDTLRGRVAGVVLAGGLSSRMGRDKALLRVYGSDSPDLLARTHALLASLLPQCWVSCRPGLPRAGYQCIFDEKNDCGPVAGVVAALRTAQAQGFSAVLALSCDMPFMDAPTLRKLLAARDAAPADTLATLYTDAASGRPEALSAVYETAALHWFEDSLAFHGGRLNRVVPLERQCRLPYGPEEARPFFNLNHPDDLQRALDILDASH; this is encoded by the coding sequence ATGGATACATTGCGGGGCCGCGTGGCAGGCGTTGTGCTGGCGGGGGGGCTTTCCTCGCGCATGGGCCGCGACAAGGCGCTGCTGCGGGTCTATGGCTCGGACAGCCCCGATCTGCTGGCCCGTACGCACGCTCTGCTTGCCTCCTTGCTGCCGCAGTGCTGGGTGTCGTGCAGGCCGGGGCTTCCCCGAGCCGGGTATCAGTGTATTTTTGATGAAAAAAATGACTGTGGCCCAGTAGCGGGGGTGGTCGCGGCCCTGCGCACGGCGCAGGCGCAGGGATTTTCTGCCGTGCTGGCGCTTTCCTGCGACATGCCCTTTATGGATGCGCCCACCTTGCGCAAACTGCTTGCCGCCCGCGATGCAGCCCCGGCTGATACCCTTGCCACGCTTTACACTGATGCGGCCAGCGGCAGACCCGAGGCTCTTTCCGCCGTATACGAAACAGCAGCGCTTCACTGGTTTGAAGATTCGCTGGCCTTCCACGGCGGCAGGCTCAACAGGGTCGTGCCGCTCGAGCGGCAGTGCCGTTTGCCCTATGGCCCGGAAGAAGCCCGCCCGTTTTTCAATTTGAACCACCCCGATGACCTGCAAAGGGCGCTGGATATTCTGGACGCTTCCCATTAG